A single genomic interval of Candidatus Eisenbacteria bacterium harbors:
- the queF gene encoding preQ(1) synthase, with protein MKTPPIETWENEYRDKSYWVKLTIPEFTCVCPKTGLPDFATIIIEYIPDRKCVELKSFKEYINCFRDVGIFHEHAVNKILEDFVSACSPREMKITGEFNARGGIQTTVHASFKKK; from the coding sequence ATGAAGACTCCTCCCATCGAAACCTGGGAGAATGAGTATAGAGACAAGAGCTATTGGGTAAAGCTGACAATCCCCGAGTTCACCTGCGTCTGCCCCAAGACCGGGCTTCCTGATTTTGCCACAATCATAATTGAATACATTCCGGACAGAAAGTGTGTGGAGCTCAAGTCATTCAAGGAATACATAAATTGTTTCAGGGACGTCGGGATTTTTCACGAGCACGCCGTGAACAAGATCCTCGAAGACTTCGTCTCTGCCTGCAGCCCGAGAGAGATGAAAATAACCGGTGAGTTCAACGCAAGAGGCGGAATCCAGACGACCGTTCATGCAAGCTTCAAGAAGAAATGA
- the phoU gene encoding phosphate signaling complex protein PhoU gives MDHHIDRHFDDALAALKQQILMMSERVESMIADCITALQKRDAGLAAKIIEADHSVNALEMSIDEQCIHLLARYQPAASDLRFITRGLKIATDLERIGDLAVNFAQRVIDIVKEGSPGVDLTNMASIVQAMLKESLEAFVNSDAEKAEGVFLKDDTVDEMTETIVTELIERASREPQSAKKLFPATSIVRYLERVADHATNIAELAIYMVKGRDIRHGMPH, from the coding sequence ATGGACCATCACATTGACCGTCATTTTGATGACGCCCTGGCGGCGTTGAAGCAGCAGATACTCATGATGAGCGAAAGGGTGGAATCGATGATTGCCGACTGCATAACCGCCCTTCAGAAGAGGGATGCCGGTCTTGCGGCAAAAATAATCGAGGCCGACCATTCGGTAAACGCACTTGAGATGTCAATCGACGAGCAATGCATACATCTCCTTGCGCGGTATCAGCCGGCGGCGAGCGATCTTCGCTTCATAACGCGAGGCCTCAAGATTGCCACCGACCTTGAGCGCATTGGAGATCTGGCGGTCAACTTTGCGCAGCGGGTGATAGACATTGTGAAGGAGGGTTCTCCGGGAGTTGACCTCACGAACATGGCCTCTATTGTCCAGGCAATGCTAAAGGAGAGTCTGGAGGCCTTTGTGAACTCCGATGCAGAGAAGGCAGAAGGCGTATTCCTGAAGGATGACACTGTGGATGAAATGACCGAGACGATCGTCACCGAGCTGATTGAGCGTGCTTCCAGAGAGCCGCAGAGCGCAAAGAAGCTGTTCCCCGCGACTTCAATAGTGAGATATTTGGAGAGGGTTGCAGACCACGCCACGAACATAGCTGAGCTTGCGATTTACATGGTCAAGGGCAGGGACATACGGCACGGCATGCCGCATTGA
- the pstB gene encoding phosphate ABC transporter ATP-binding protein PstB yields MQAITAKDLNLFYGDLQALMSINLSVAPKKITALIGPSGCGKSTLLRVFNRMNDLIGGIRITGEVSIFGKPMNEIELTALRKSVGMVFQRPNPFPLSIFDNVVYGLRVHGAAKRRVLNEIVERSLSSVGLWEELRGRLKENALSLSGEQQQRLCIARLVAVKPDILLMDEPCSALDPIATARVEELMQDLKNDYTIVIVTHNMQQAARVSDDCGFMLLGELVEFGKTVQIFTAPRDKRTEDYITGRYG; encoded by the coding sequence ATGCAGGCAATCACCGCGAAGGATTTGAATCTTTTCTACGGCGATCTCCAGGCGCTGATGAGCATCAATTTATCTGTGGCGCCTAAGAAGATCACTGCGCTAATAGGCCCTTCCGGATGCGGAAAGTCAACGCTTCTCAGGGTTTTTAACCGGATGAATGACCTAATCGGCGGCATACGCATAACGGGTGAAGTTAGCATATTCGGCAAGCCGATGAATGAAATCGAACTTACAGCCCTGCGAAAGTCCGTTGGCATGGTCTTTCAGCGGCCGAATCCGTTCCCGCTGTCAATCTTCGATAATGTGGTGTATGGTCTGCGTGTGCACGGCGCAGCGAAGCGCCGGGTGCTGAATGAAATAGTGGAAAGGAGCCTCTCATCGGTTGGACTCTGGGAGGAACTGAGGGGCCGCCTCAAAGAAAACGCGCTTAGTCTTTCAGGTGAGCAGCAGCAGCGCCTGTGCATCGCGCGGCTGGTTGCAGTGAAGCCCGATATCCTGCTCATGGACGAGCCGTGTTCCGCGCTTGATCCAATTGCCACCGCCCGTGTTGAGGAGCTAATGCAAGACCTGAAGAATGACTACACGATTGTGATAGTCACACATAATATGCAGCAGGCCGCTCGGGTCTCTGACGACTGCGGCTTCATGCTTCTTGGCGAGCTCGTCGAGTTCGGAAAGACAGTTCAGATATTCACCGCACCGCGTGACAAGAGGACTGAGGATTATATTACGGGCAGATACGGATAA
- a CDS encoding phosphate ABC transporter ATP-binding protein yields the protein MPTSKIDNRSSATKLEIRNLRVTFGAITALKDVSLDIWKNEILSVIGPANSGKSSLLLAINRMIDRVVNAKVGGTILLEGRDVGEFGDVEELRRRVGMIYALPIPLPMSTRENVLFGPRLQRRMSRRAADDLVEYSLRAAFLWDEVKDRLDAPALRLSGGQQQRLCIARTLAVKPEVLMFDEPCSGLDPISTAKVEDAMKELKKDHTIILVTNNTKQAARVGDRTAFLLMGELVEIDETDRIFTAPSDLRTEQYVTGKFG from the coding sequence GGCAATCACTGCACTGAAAGACGTTTCGTTGGATATCTGGAAGAATGAGATACTCTCAGTGATCGGACCGGCGAATTCCGGGAAGTCGAGCTTACTTCTTGCGATAAACAGGATGATAGACAGGGTTGTGAATGCAAAGGTGGGCGGGACGATCCTTCTCGAGGGAAGAGATGTGGGCGAATTTGGAGATGTTGAGGAACTGCGAAGGAGAGTCGGCATGATATACGCCCTGCCGATACCCTTGCCCATGTCCACGAGGGAGAATGTGCTTTTCGGACCGCGGCTTCAAAGGAGAATGAGTAGGCGGGCCGCGGATGACCTGGTTGAGTATTCGCTCAGGGCGGCCTTCCTGTGGGACGAGGTGAAGGACCGGCTCGATGCGCCTGCGCTGCGCCTCTCGGGGGGGCAACAGCAGCGCCTTTGCATAGCGCGCACGCTCGCCGTGAAGCCGGAGGTGTTGATGTTTGATGAGCCGTGTTCCGGTCTTGATCCGATCTCCACGGCTAAGGTCGAAGATGCGATGAAGGAGTTAAAAAAAGACCACACGATCATACTTGTCACCAACAACACAAAACAAGCGGCCCGCGTGGGAGACAGGACGGCATTTCTCCTCATGGGCGAGCTTGTGGAGATCGACGAGACAGACAGGATATTCACCGCGCCGTCAGATCTGAGGACTGAACAGTACGTGACAGGGAAATTCGGCTGA